A portion of the Homalodisca vitripennis isolate AUS2020 chromosome 2, UT_GWSS_2.1, whole genome shotgun sequence genome contains these proteins:
- the LOC124355856 gene encoding uncharacterized protein LOC124355856 → MAAICVIIGLSTVLISYFWFAYGLRIIPESDDRVLWDVYVVYVRIRKTCLRGLDNIVKAGCKRTLNLPARASAEVVALPPSWGGAGLLPLADLSDLAAVAHAFRLLTCPDPKVAHLALEGLAVSAGQRSAARADREFLVAYLNGDFAGNSNVETTFSLARAARNRLSKRLPDLRWGWCGERDSFQLTVPGERSTSIVDRGSRSRVSSCLRSAMQLFYRSALSAKPDQGRVMRVAAACPTSNHFLYEGRHTRFADWRFIHRARLNVLPLNGCRRWGAGDRRCRRCGRHDETTAHVLCHCLPSMAVVTKRHDAVLGLLAASVRPSPGVEVRQNQRVPLDQLLPERNVPDNLARLRPDLVVIDRDRKLIKLVDVTMPYEDGWQSIIDARERKYAAYDPFAQTLRAGGYRVTVDAFVVGSLGAWDKANWGTLARLGVSRQYSVALSRKCVSTAIRWSRDIYVQHVTGVRQYSP, encoded by the coding sequence ATGGCAGCTATTTGTGTAATTATTGGGTTGTCAAcagttttaatatcatatttttggTTTGCCTATGGCCTAAGAATAATACCTGAAAGTGATGATAGAGTGCTCTGGGACGTATATGTAGTATATGTGAGGATCAGGAAGACGTGTTTGCGTGGGCTGGACAATATTGTCAAAGCGGGCTGTAAGCGGACTTTGAACCTCCCTGCTAGAGCGAGTGCTGAGGTGGTCGCACTCCCACCCTCCTGGGGGGGAGCTGGCCTTCTGCCATTGGCCGACCTCTCAGACCTCGCTGCTGTTGCCCACGCCTTCCGCCTATTGACCTGCCCAGACCCCAAGGTCGCACACCTAGCTCTTGAAGGCCTCGCTGTGTCGGCCGGTCAGCGGTCTGCTGCTAGAGCAGACCGAGAGTTCCTTGTGGCCTATTTGAATGGGGACTTCGCTGGCAACTCCAACGTAGAGACCACCTTTTCTCTGGCCCGGGCTGCCCGGAATCGCCTCTCCAAGCGGCTCCCCGACCTTCGTTGGGGATGGTGCGGGGAGAGGGATTCATTCCAGCTGACTGTCCCGGGTGAAAGATCCACCTCCATTGTGGACAGGGGCTCCCGGTCCAGAGTGTCATCCTGCCTGCGGTCGGCTATGCAGTTATTTTACCGTTCTGCATTGTCTGCTAAGCCGGACCAAGGTAGGGTGATGAGAGTTGCCGCTGCGTGCCCCACCTCAAATCACTTCCTGTACGAAGGTCGCCACACGAGGTTCGCTGACTGGCGATTCATCCATAGGGCGCGCCTCAATGTTTTACCCTTAAATGGATGCAGGCGCTGGGGTGCTGGGGACCGGCGTTGCCGCCGATGTGGTCGTCATGACGAGACCACGGCCCATGTGTTGTGTCACTGTCTTCCTTCCATGGCCGTGGTCACAAAACGTCATGACGCCGTCCTTGGCCTCCTCGCGGCATCCGTTCGACCATCTCCTGGGGTTGAGGTGCGCCAGAACCAGCGAGTGCCTCTCGACCAGCTGCTGCCTGAGCGTAACGTCCCCGACAACTTGGCTCGCCTCCGGCCTGACTTGGTGGTCATCGACCGtgaccgtaaattaattaaattggtcGATGTCACCATGCCGTACGAGGACGGATGGCAGTCCATTATTGACGCACGGGAGAGGAAATACGCCGCATATGATCCCTTCGCCCAGACTCTCCGAGCCGGCGGTTACCGTGTCACCGTGGACGCCTTTGTTGTCGGCTCTCTGGGCGCGTGGGACAAAGCCAATTGGGGGACCCTGGCCCGACTAGGTGTCTCCCGGCAATATAGTGTGGCCCTCTCCCGTAAGTGTGTCTCCACTGCCATCCGCTGGAGCCGGGACATATACGTGCAGCACGTCACGGGTGTGCGGCAATACAGCCCATAG